The Candidatus Falkowbacteria bacterium nucleotide sequence CTGTGAAATTTATTAATCACCTAAAGTTACGATAAACATATGTCGAGAATCGGCAAATTACCAATCAGCTTACCGACAGGCACTTCCGCCAGGATGGACGGAGAATTTTTGGTCGTCAAAGGACCTAAGGGCGAGCTTCGCGAAAAGATCCATCCTTTGGCCTTAGTCGAGCTGGCTGAGCAGGAAATCAAAGTGAACGTGGCTAAGCCGGACGTCAAGAAAGAGCGCGCCATCTGGGGACTGTTCCGCACTTTGATCAATAATATGGTAATCGGTGTCAATCAGGGTTACGAAAAGAAGTTGGAAATCAATGGTGTCGGTTATCGCGCCGCAGTCGCAGGCAACAAGTTGACCTTGAACGTGGGTTTCTCCCATCCGGTAGATTTCACTCTGCCAGAAGGCGTAGTTGCAGCAGTCGCAGCCAACGTGATCACCTTGAACAGCATTGATAAATACCTTTTGGGCGAAACCGCTGCTCAGATCCGCAAAGTCAGGAAGCCTGAACCTTACAAAGGCAAGGGCATCAAATATTCCGATGAAGTTATCCGACGCAAGGCCGGCAAGACCGCGGCTAAGGGCGGCAAATAAATTTAGATAATATATCTCGCATATGAATCAGACTAAAGAGAAAACATTGAAACGAGACCGCCGCCGGGCCAAGATCAGGTCCAAGGTGGAGGGTGCCGCTGCTTGTCCGCGCTTGAGCGTTTTCCGCTCGAATAAGGGCATGTTCATCC carries:
- the rplF gene encoding 50S ribosomal protein L6, which codes for MSRIGKLPISLPTGTSARMDGEFLVVKGPKGELREKIHPLALVELAEQEIKVNVAKPDVKKERAIWGLFRTLINNMVIGVNQGYEKKLEINGVGYRAAVAGNKLTLNVGFSHPVDFTLPEGVVAAVAANVITLNSIDKYLLGETAAQIRKVRKPEPYKGKGIKYSDEVIRRKAGKTAAKGGK